One genomic window of Candidatus Borreliella tachyglossi includes the following:
- a CDS encoding DUF228 domain-containing protein: MSKKAKLGLNQEMQQEVHLGHDQQVDLNDQVDLNHEMQPAVNLDPEVDLNRDQVVNLNHEEVDLNPDQPRRRGKRAVQEYQAQEAVARPDEEMYKEYILKLKKYTKNPTIEAGVFSNRVGFKDKFKVFDNSGLTNSSSVDKIEHYPYKGFPYKRGVKIVFSIGDDSLMEPYVTPSKDAELYGICVDVDEFTNTASVLPITNNFEGYLVTRNRSLEIGDLLDFNSQGIIIKAEGDPPTSINAVALSTSFTIDFKEDLGEYEDLKKIDFQVHFVKVAIYGNRGVEVSVPKGVPRVV; the protein is encoded by the coding sequence ATGAGTAAAAAAGCAAAACTAGGTTTAAATCAAGAAATGCAACAAGAAGTACACTTGGGTCATGATCAACAAGTAGACTTAAATGATCAAGTGGATTTAAATCATGAAATGCAACCCGCAGTAAACTTGGATCCAGAAGTTGATTTAAATCGTGATCAAGTAGTTAACTTAAATCATGAAGAAGTTGATTTAAATCCAGATCAACCACGACGACGAGGTAAAAGAGCAGTACAAGAATACCAAGCACAAGAAGCGGTAGCAAGACCTGATGAAGAAATGTATAAGGAGTATATCTTAAAGCTTAAGAAATACACTAAAAATCCAACAATTGAGGCTGGTGTATTTAGTAATAGAGTAGGCTTTAAAGATAAATTTAAAGTATTTGATAATTCTGGGCTCACTAATTCAAGTAGTGTTGACAAGATTGAGCACTATCCTTATAAGGGATTTCCCTACAAGCGTGGTGTTAAAATTGTGTTTAGTATAGGTGATGACTCGTTAATGGAGCCGTATGTAACACCATCAAAAGATGCAGAGTTATACGGAATATGTGTTGATGTTGATGAATTTACTAATACAGCCTCTGTACTACCTATTACTAATAACTTTGAAGGGTATTTAGTTACAAGAAATCGTAGTCTTGAGATAGGTGATTTACTTGATTTTAATTCACAAGGGATAATTATTAAGGCTGAAGGCGACCCACCAACTTCTATAAATGCCGTAGCATTATCTACTTCTTTTACTATTGATTTTAAAGAAGACTTAGGAGAGTATGAGGATCTTAAAAAGATTGATTTTCAAGTTCATTTTGTCAAGGTTGCTATTTATGGTAATAGAGGAGTTGAGGTTAGTGTACCAAAAGGCGTGCCACGAGTAGTTTAA
- a CDS encoding DUF228 domain-containing protein — translation MPDEDIAKLRREYLDSRSRMQALMKNPQVNAGLFNNKFDFRDKHIHFANSGGTRTSRVDKLENYYAVGYPYKRGVKLVVNKIEEIPNTKMHYEPHVEAGGGVDLYSICVDIDEFTHTATVVPITNNYEAYLVFVKGQDGGDVKAGTKLFFNEKGELQKITGENKQVVNAIALSAPYEIATLGDAKLYLIHATIFGNRAVKVV, via the coding sequence ATGCCAGATGAAGATATAGCGAAATTAAGACGAGAGTATTTAGATAGTAGAAGTAGAATGCAGGCATTAATGAAAAACCCTCAAGTTAATGCTGGACTTTTTAACAACAAGTTTGATTTTAGAGATAAACACATACATTTTGCTAATTCTGGAGGCACTCGTACAAGTAGGGTCGATAAGCTAGAAAACTATTACGCTGTAGGGTATCCATATAAAAGGGGTGTTAAGTTAGTTGTAAATAAAATAGAGGAGATCCCTAATACTAAAATGCATTATGAGCCTCATGTTGAGGCAGGTGGTGGTGTTGATCTTTATAGTATATGTGTAGACATTGACGAGTTTACACACACAGCAACGGTTGTACCTATTACTAACAATTACGAGGCGTACTTGGTATTTGTTAAGGGTCAAGATGGGGGTGATGTAAAGGCTGGAACTAAGTTATTCTTTAATGAAAAAGGAGAACTACAGAAAATTACTGGAGAAAATAAACAAGTAGTTAATGCTATTGCTTTATCTGCACCTTATGAGATAGCAACCCTTGGGGATGCTAAACTTTATTTAATTCATGCAACTATATTTGGAAATAGAGCTGTTAAAGTAGTTTAA